A region of Kineosporia sp. NBRC 101731 DNA encodes the following proteins:
- a CDS encoding MBL fold metallo-hydrolase, whose translation MRLTIVGCSGSFPGPDSPASSYLLEAEEDGRTWRVVVDLGSGALGSLQRFADPSTLDAVLISHLHPDHFIDLCGLYVSRRYHPRGAAAAPLPVYGPAGTDRRVLAAYGPDAEADLPSVYDVREFTDGGVVRIGPFTVTTRTVNHPVPAFGMRIEHDGAVVAYSGDTDSCANLIELARGADLFLSEASFIEGRDEARGVHLTGRRAGEAATEAGARRVVLTHIPVWTDADTVVREARSAYVGPVEAARVGGSYLLERVAVRQGSGVQ comes from the coding sequence GTGAGGCTCACGATCGTCGGGTGCTCGGGCTCGTTCCCGGGGCCTGACTCACCTGCCTCCAGCTATCTCCTCGAGGCCGAGGAGGACGGACGCACGTGGCGTGTCGTCGTGGATCTCGGCAGTGGGGCCCTCGGCTCCCTGCAGCGGTTCGCCGACCCCTCCACGCTGGACGCGGTGCTCATCTCGCACCTGCATCCTGACCATTTCATCGACCTGTGCGGCCTGTACGTCTCTCGCCGCTACCACCCGCGGGGCGCGGCTGCGGCCCCGCTGCCGGTCTACGGGCCGGCCGGTACCGACCGGCGGGTGCTCGCCGCCTACGGGCCCGACGCCGAGGCCGACCTGCCCTCGGTCTACGACGTGCGGGAGTTCACCGACGGCGGGGTGGTCCGGATCGGGCCGTTCACCGTCACCACGCGCACCGTCAACCATCCGGTCCCGGCCTTCGGCATGCGGATCGAGCACGACGGTGCCGTCGTCGCCTACTCCGGCGATACCGATTCCTGCGCGAATCTGATCGAGCTGGCGCGGGGCGCGGACCTGTTCCTCTCCGAGGCGTCCTTCATCGAGGGCCGCGACGAGGCCCGGGGCGTGCACCTGACCGGCCGGCGCGCCGGGGAGGCCGCCACCGAGGCGGGAGCGCGGCGTGTCGTGCTCACCCACATCCCGGTCTGGACCGACGCGGACACCGTGGTGCGCGAGGCCCGTAGCGCGTACGTGGGTCCGGTCGAGGCGGCCCGGGTGGGCGGGTCGTACCTTCTCGAGCGGGTCGCGGTCCGGCAGGGGTCGGGCGTCCAATAG
- the clpS gene encoding ATP-dependent Clp protease adapter ClpS, which produces MSIAPVELEKPDTVEQPDTDVPWITLVWNDPVNTMSYVTYVFQSYFGYSKSKAEKLMHDVHVKGRAVVSNGSREEMERDTEAMHEFGLWATFRKDD; this is translated from the coding sequence GTGTCGATCGCCCCTGTGGAACTCGAGAAACCGGACACGGTCGAACAACCGGACACCGATGTTCCCTGGATAACGCTCGTCTGGAACGACCCCGTCAACACCATGTCCTACGTGACCTACGTGTTCCAGTCGTACTTCGGCTACTCCAAGAGCAAGGCGGAGAAGCTGATGCACGACGTGCACGTGAAGGGGCGCGCGGTGGTCTCCAACGGCAGCCGCGAGGAGATGGAACGGGATACCGAGGCCATGCATGAGTTCGGCCTGTGGGCAACCTTCCGCAAGGACGACTGA
- a CDS encoding DUF2017 domain-containing protein, producing the protein MAHRKAPFKHSRAGVQVNLDDQEREILVHLLGQLDELLDDGRPAGEVDPLEALVGMRGSADETPPVTPEDPALARLLPDGNRDDPEVSSEYRRLTEYGLRSRKRSGARTAASALNRPAPVVLSSEEALSLMKALTDVRLVLGERLELKTDEDAEALHQRLWAGEEAESWMATASIYEVLTAWQEHLVVAVSKRL; encoded by the coding sequence ATGGCGCACCGCAAGGCTCCCTTCAAGCACTCCCGCGCCGGGGTCCAGGTGAACCTGGACGACCAGGAGCGCGAGATCCTCGTGCACCTGCTGGGCCAGCTGGACGAACTGCTCGACGACGGACGTCCCGCGGGCGAGGTGGACCCGCTGGAGGCCCTGGTCGGGATGCGGGGCTCCGCCGACGAGACCCCTCCCGTCACCCCCGAGGACCCGGCGCTCGCGCGGCTGCTGCCCGACGGCAACCGCGACGACCCGGAGGTCTCGTCCGAGTACCGCCGGCTGACCGAGTACGGGCTGCGCTCACGCAAGCGCTCCGGCGCCCGCACGGCCGCGAGCGCCCTGAACCGGCCGGCACCGGTCGTCCTCAGCAGCGAGGAGGCCCTGTCGCTGATGAAGGCCCTCACCGACGTGCGGCTGGTGCTCGGCGAACGGCTGGAGCTGAAGACCGACGAGGACGCCGAGGCCCTGCACCAGCGCCTGTGGGCCGGCGAGGAGGCGGAGTCCTGGATGGCCACGGCCTCGATCTACGAGGTGCTGACGGCCTGGCAGGAACACCTGGTCGTAGCGGTCTCCAAGAGACTCTGA